Proteins from a genomic interval of Chroococcidiopsis thermalis PCC 7203:
- the mgtE gene encoding magnesium transporter, producing MQNQNSPSLPANISRQELQEIVRSQLLVLLEQEDLRGAKALLVPVQPVDVAAVITELPAVKQAIAFRLLSKDEAIEVYEYLDSNVQQALIEEFKQQDVLDIVDKMSPDDRARLFDELPAKVVRRLLNQLSPTERQATTLLLGYKPDTAGRIMTPEYIALKESLTVAQALERVRRLADVTETIYYLYVTDEFRHLTGVLTLRALLTAGSEQTVADVMKREVVIVRTDTDREEVARIVQDYDFGALPVVDTEQRLVGIITVDDVLDVIEQETTEDIYALGGVESGGDKYFQTTNLFQIARMRVKWLFILLFANTATSAVIANQEEIIERVVALAAFIPLLIDAGGNVGAQSSTVVIRGLNLREVSVKKALSVITRESLVGLLLGVMLGLAVVVWAYFLENSWEVAIAVGVSLLAITLLASVSGSALPFLFSKLSLDPALMSAPFITSVVDVLGVSIYLWVARVVLQL from the coding sequence ATGCAAAATCAAAATTCTCCTTCTCTACCAGCGAATATATCGCGACAAGAACTACAGGAGATAGTGCGATCGCAATTGCTGGTACTGCTAGAACAAGAAGACTTGCGGGGAGCTAAAGCTTTACTCGTACCCGTACAACCTGTAGATGTTGCCGCTGTCATTACAGAATTACCAGCTGTAAAACAGGCGATCGCTTTTCGCTTGTTGTCTAAAGATGAAGCGATCGAAGTTTACGAGTATCTCGATTCCAACGTACAGCAAGCTCTGATTGAAGAATTTAAGCAGCAAGATGTCCTCGATATTGTGGATAAGATGTCCCCCGACGATCGAGCGCGACTGTTTGACGAATTACCTGCTAAGGTTGTCCGGCGTTTACTGAATCAACTCAGCCCTACCGAACGCCAAGCTACTACCCTACTTCTAGGTTACAAACCTGATACTGCTGGGCGGATTATGACCCCAGAGTATATTGCACTCAAGGAAAGTTTGACAGTTGCCCAAGCCTTAGAACGGGTTCGCCGTTTGGCAGACGTGACTGAAACCATTTACTATCTGTATGTTACCGATGAGTTTCGTCACCTTACTGGTGTCCTGACCTTACGCGCTTTATTAACTGCTGGCTCAGAGCAAACTGTGGCTGATGTGATGAAACGGGAGGTAGTTATTGTCCGCACAGATACCGATCGAGAAGAAGTAGCCAGGATCGTTCAGGATTATGACTTTGGGGCACTGCCTGTAGTAGATACAGAGCAGCGTCTAGTTGGCATTATCACTGTTGATGATGTCCTCGATGTTATCGAGCAGGAAACCACAGAGGATATTTATGCACTAGGCGGTGTCGAGTCTGGAGGCGATAAATATTTCCAAACAACCAACTTATTTCAAATTGCTCGAATGCGGGTGAAGTGGTTGTTTATTCTCTTGTTTGCTAATACAGCTACTAGTGCCGTTATTGCTAACCAAGAAGAAATTATCGAACGAGTAGTTGCTTTAGCTGCATTCATTCCCTTATTGATTGATGCGGGTGGTAATGTCGGAGCGCAGTCTTCAACAGTCGTGATTCGCGGTTTGAATCTGCGTGAAGTTAGCGTCAAAAAAGCTCTGAGTGTAATTACCAGAGAAAGTTTGGTTGGGCTGCTGCTGGGGGTAATGCTAGGACTAGCGGTGGTTGTATGGGCTTACTTTTTAGAAAATAGTTGGGAAGTGGCGATCGCGGTTGGAGTTAGTTTGCTGGCGATTACTTTGTTAGCCTCCGTTTCCGGTTCTGCCCTCCCTTTTTTGTTTAGCAAGCTGAGTTTAGATCCAGCTTTGATGTCAGCGCCATTTATTACATCCGTAGTTGATGTTTTAGGTGTTTCAATCTATCTTTGGGTAGCAAGGGTAGTTCTGCAATTGTAG
- a CDS encoding phospholipase D-like domain-containing protein, which produces MQTRQRQLANRRAAKKKLWWWIGGGVLALAILCLGFLYLRGFFRSEVEYKITNGPSLEDPRFPLLVVSLSNALPTSGRLTDYWSGADAIYAARIDAIKSAKRTIHFETYYMTPGRRADEFAAALSDRAQAGVEVQLLIDDYGTDSIPSEYWQRLQQAGVEVRFFREFDWRAPLEYNSRTHRKLLLIDGQRVLIGGAGVSDDWDGDPEIGDTAPWLEFEASYTGEVVSLLEGNFFQNWAYVGGTVDLAQDVIKVQPEKGTPLYITNDTSTLSESTIRMLFQVSFLAARERIWIGSPYFVPDRNTRNVLIQARQKGVDVRVLTMGQKNDKPIVRFASRELYGELLEAGVQVCEYQPSMMHAKLALIDDDWVSTGSANFDPRSYHHNDELNISTNNTQLIEKTDNLFQNALDNSNYLTRIEWQNRSATEKLLGQIGLIFKPLL; this is translated from the coding sequence ATGCAGACTAGACAACGGCAATTGGCAAACCGTCGCGCAGCAAAGAAAAAGCTGTGGTGGTGGATTGGTGGAGGAGTCCTTGCTTTGGCAATTCTTTGCTTGGGCTTTCTCTACCTGAGAGGGTTTTTTCGCTCGGAAGTCGAGTATAAAATTACCAATGGACCTAGTTTAGAAGATCCCCGTTTTCCACTACTAGTAGTAAGTTTATCCAATGCTTTACCTACTAGCGGTCGCTTGACTGACTATTGGAGCGGAGCAGATGCTATTTATGCTGCTCGCATAGATGCTATCAAGAGCGCCAAACGCACGATTCACTTTGAAACATACTACATGACCCCTGGTCGTCGTGCTGATGAATTTGCTGCCGCACTCAGCGATCGCGCTCAAGCAGGTGTGGAAGTACAACTTTTGATCGATGACTACGGTACTGATTCGATTCCCAGCGAGTATTGGCAAAGATTGCAGCAAGCTGGTGTTGAGGTTCGTTTTTTCCGCGAATTCGATTGGAGAGCGCCATTGGAGTATAATTCTCGCACTCATCGCAAGTTACTGTTAATTGACGGTCAACGGGTTTTAATTGGTGGTGCAGGAGTTTCAGATGATTGGGATGGCGATCCAGAAATAGGTGATACCGCTCCTTGGTTAGAATTTGAAGCAAGTTATACGGGAGAAGTCGTCAGTCTATTGGAAGGCAATTTCTTCCAAAATTGGGCATATGTTGGTGGCACGGTAGATTTGGCGCAGGATGTAATCAAAGTGCAACCAGAAAAAGGAACGCCACTTTACATCACGAACGACACGTCTACTTTGAGCGAGTCAACAATCAGAATGCTATTTCAGGTAAGCTTTTTGGCAGCTAGAGAGCGAATTTGGATTGGTAGCCCCTATTTTGTCCCCGATCGCAATACGCGCAACGTGCTAATTCAAGCCAGGCAAAAGGGGGTTGACGTGCGCGTTCTGACAATGGGACAGAAGAATGATAAGCCAATTGTACGTTTTGCTTCTCGCGAACTCTACGGCGAACTACTAGAAGCTGGGGTGCAAGTTTGCGAATATCAACCAAGTATGATGCACGCTAAACTAGCTTTAATTGACGATGACTGGGTAAGTACGGGCAGTGCAAACTTTGACCCCCGCAGCTATCATCACAATGACGAATTAAATATTTCTACTAACAATACTCAATTAATTGAAAAAACAGACAATTTATTTCAAAACGCTTTGGATAATAGCAATTATCTTACTCGCATAGAATGGCAAAATCGTTCAGCAACAGAGAAATTACTCGGTCAAATAGGGCTGATTTTCAAGCCTTTGTTGTAG
- a CDS encoding phage holin family protein — MLYFLLTWIAAAISLLITAYVVPGFTVNSFTTALIAAAILGLVNALVRPILIILTLPFTLLTFGLFLFVINALMLWLVGFITPGFVVTGFLPALLGSIVLTLVATVLGQLVTNVR, encoded by the coding sequence ATGCTGTACTTTCTACTCACTTGGATAGCCGCTGCTATCTCACTTTTGATTACAGCCTATGTCGTCCCTGGTTTTACGGTGAATAGTTTTACCACAGCATTAATTGCTGCGGCAATTTTAGGACTAGTTAATGCGCTCGTGCGCCCAATTCTGATAATTTTGACTTTACCATTCACGCTGTTAACGTTTGGTCTATTTCTTTTTGTTATTAATGCCCTGATGTTGTGGCTGGTAGGTTTTATTACCCCTGGTTTTGTTGTAACTGGCTTTCTACCTGCCTTGTTAGGTTCGATCGTACTGACACTAGTTGCTACTGTGTTAGGTCAATTAGTCACAAATGTGAGATGA
- a CDS encoding rhomboid family intramembrane serine protease: MVPLRDNNPTTITPYVNYGLIAANIAVFIYQLSLNRQELQEFFRSAAVVPCQISNTCLQIPAQPIPEWLTLFTSQFLHGGFLHIAGNMLFLWVFGNNIEDRLGHIKFLFFYVTCGALAALAQWFFSQNSPIPALGASGAIAGVLGAYILRFPRAQVLTLVPLGFFITTIRIPAMFFLGVWFVQQAFYGIASLQAPSSVGGGVAYWAHAGGFVFGAILAPLLGLYKRD; the protein is encoded by the coding sequence GTGGTTCCCCTGCGAGATAACAATCCCACAACAATTACCCCGTATGTCAATTATGGGCTAATTGCCGCAAATATCGCCGTTTTTATTTATCAATTGAGTCTGAATAGGCAAGAGTTACAAGAGTTCTTCCGCTCTGCGGCAGTCGTGCCTTGCCAAATCTCCAACACTTGTCTTCAAATCCCCGCGCAACCCATACCAGAATGGTTGACACTGTTTACATCCCAATTTTTGCACGGCGGTTTTTTACATATAGCCGGAAATATGTTGTTTCTGTGGGTGTTTGGTAATAATATTGAAGACCGATTGGGTCATATCAAATTTTTATTTTTCTATGTGACTTGCGGTGCTTTGGCAGCATTGGCTCAGTGGTTTTTCTCTCAGAATTCTCCGATTCCTGCTCTGGGTGCTAGTGGCGCGATCGCTGGCGTTCTGGGTGCGTACATACTCCGCTTCCCCCGCGCTCAAGTTCTCACCTTAGTTCCCTTGGGCTTTTTCATCACGACGATCCGCATCCCCGCTATGTTTTTTCTGGGGGTTTGGTTCGTTCAGCAAGCTTTCTATGGCATTGCTAGCCTCCAAGCTCCCAGTTCTGTAGGCGGTGGTGTGGCTTACTGGGCGCACGCTGGGGGTTTCGTTTTCGGGGCAATTCTCGCCCCCCTGTTAGGTTTGTACAAGCGGGACTAG
- a CDS encoding pentapeptide repeat-containing protein, translated as MNGLTSQTLKFWSVTATFVTLVAGFSLNQIPEAIAQAQTQAQSSEVQKLLKTKQCPGCNLSGANLQNADLDEANLQGANLQNANLQNADLEEANLQGANLQGANLIRADLEKANLQSANLQQASLQRADIEGANLTKANITGANLQQAEFENTVMPDGTVRNR; from the coding sequence ATGAATGGATTAACTTCACAAACATTGAAATTCTGGAGTGTAACAGCAACCTTTGTGACACTCGTTGCTGGATTTTCCCTGAATCAAATACCTGAAGCGATCGCTCAAGCCCAAACTCAAGCTCAATCTTCTGAAGTACAAAAATTGCTAAAAACTAAGCAATGTCCGGGTTGCAACTTGAGTGGAGCAAATCTACAAAACGCAGATTTGGACGAAGCTAACTTACAAGGTGCTAATCTCCAGAATGCTAATTTACAAAATGCAGATTTAGAAGAAGCTAACTTACAAGGTGCTAACCTACAAGGAGCTAATCTGATTCGCGCCGATCTAGAAAAGGCAAACCTACAGTCGGCTAATTTACAACAAGCTAGTCTCCAGCGAGCAGACATAGAAGGAGCAAATCTTACCAAAGCCAACATCACGGGAGCAAATTTACAACAAGCAGAATTTGAGAACACAGTCATGCCTGATGGCACAGTTAGAAATAGGTGA
- a CDS encoding response regulator produces MKILLVEDDRYTVAKIIEILAQHQYVVEVAADSEKAIQLMQSYEYDLLIADVVLPGLDGISLCCYLREKNYQLPILLLSVKASVSDRVFGLNAGADDYLVKPFDSAELVARVGALLRRREQFVSPALTWGALRLFPNTRRATWQGKPLNLTAKEFRLLQLFLENPQRIFSKDVILDRLWTATESAKAGTVAAHMKGLRQKLKAAGVKVEIIETIYGVGYQLGSPLDLEQPVQGSPVLPIKIEPSPAQQEVMAVAAEVLQEIRASLNEETALFEQVIAQLSAGTLERELRRQAERHAHQLAGSLGSLGLSQGFEAAQQIELLLQGEMALRQTATRQLQYFVELLKQALVAIPMPIAPASPRIASARLLVIDDDRILVNQLRLAAVAAGFNLEIATTLADGRRAIAQNPPDAILLDLSFNEDTEDGLKLLAELDEQNSSIPVLAFTVRDSLTDRIAVTRLGGRAFLHKPISISEVFNAIAQVIDPPPIPEAKILVVDDDPQILATFVELLPAWGLQVTTLAQPQRFWELLRTAVPDLLVLNVSMPQFSGIELCQVVRHDPRWENLPILMLLERENADLIHQIFMAGADDYICKPIVAPELITRLLNRLERIRLRQQPRS; encoded by the coding sequence ATGAAAATTTTGCTAGTAGAAGACGATCGCTACACGGTAGCAAAAATCATAGAAATACTTGCACAACACCAGTATGTAGTCGAAGTGGCTGCTGATAGCGAAAAGGCAATTCAACTGATGCAGTCTTACGAATATGACCTGCTGATCGCCGATGTGGTTCTGCCTGGATTAGATGGGATCAGTCTGTGTTGCTACCTGCGGGAAAAGAACTATCAATTGCCGATTTTGCTGTTATCTGTGAAAGCTAGTGTCAGCGATCGCGTCTTTGGATTGAATGCAGGCGCGGACGATTACTTAGTCAAACCCTTCGACTCAGCAGAGTTAGTTGCTCGCGTGGGCGCTTTGCTGCGGCGACGAGAACAATTTGTTTCTCCTGCACTGACTTGGGGAGCTTTGCGACTGTTTCCCAATACCCGCAGAGCCACTTGGCAAGGAAAGCCGCTGAATTTAACCGCAAAAGAATTTAGATTACTACAGCTTTTTTTAGAAAATCCACAACGGATCTTCAGTAAAGACGTAATTTTAGATCGGCTGTGGACGGCGACGGAGTCTGCCAAAGCAGGGACGGTTGCAGCACACATGAAGGGACTGCGGCAGAAGTTGAAAGCAGCTGGTGTCAAAGTAGAGATAATTGAGACGATCTATGGCGTAGGCTACCAGTTGGGATCTCCACTCGATCTAGAGCAACCCGTACAAGGCTCGCCTGTATTGCCAATCAAAATCGAACCAAGTCCAGCGCAGCAGGAAGTTATGGCTGTCGCGGCTGAGGTTTTGCAGGAAATTAGAGCCAGCCTCAATGAGGAGACAGCATTGTTCGAGCAAGTCATTGCCCAATTATCTGCTGGAACGCTGGAACGAGAACTGCGGCGACAAGCTGAAAGACACGCCCATCAATTAGCTGGCTCGTTAGGCTCTCTAGGTTTATCGCAAGGATTTGAAGCGGCACAGCAGATCGAGCTATTACTGCAAGGTGAAATGGCGTTGCGGCAGACAGCAACACGACAATTACAGTATTTTGTAGAGTTACTCAAGCAAGCTTTGGTCGCAATCCCTATGCCAATTGCCCCAGCTTCACCAAGAATTGCTTCGGCGCGACTGCTGGTCATAGATGACGATCGCATTCTCGTCAACCAACTACGACTAGCGGCAGTCGCGGCTGGATTCAATCTAGAAATAGCAACGACTTTGGCAGATGGTAGAAGGGCGATCGCCCAAAACCCGCCCGATGCCATTTTGTTAGATTTAAGCTTTAATGAAGATACTGAGGATGGACTCAAGCTTTTAGCAGAACTGGACGAGCAAAACTCTTCCATCCCCGTGTTAGCATTTACCGTGCGCGATAGTTTGACTGACCGGATTGCAGTTACTCGTTTAGGCGGACGCGCTTTTCTACACAAACCCATTTCCATCAGTGAGGTTTTCAACGCGATCGCTCAGGTCATCGATCCCCCTCCCATTCCAGAAGCTAAAATCCTGGTTGTCGATGACGATCCCCAAATTCTAGCAACTTTCGTCGAGCTACTACCTGCTTGGGGGTTGCAAGTGACAACTCTAGCCCAACCGCAACGCTTTTGGGAACTACTGAGAACCGCAGTGCCAGATCTGCTAGTTTTAAATGTATCTATGCCACAGTTTAGCGGAATTGAACTTTGTCAAGTAGTACGCCATGACCCGCGATGGGAAAATCTACCAATTCTAATGTTATTAGAGCGAGAAAATGCCGATTTAATTCACCAGATATTTATGGCTGGTGCAGATGACTATATCTGCAAACCGATTGTCGCACCCGAACTGATAACTCGGCTCTTGAATCGTCTAGAACGCATCCGCTTGCGGCAACAGCCCAGAAGTTGA
- a CDS encoding SDR family oxidoreductase codes for MKGLKGKNVLVTGASSGIGQAIAIRLASEGCNIAINYRKSPDGAEDTEEMAMQKACGDVENCGVKSLLVQGDVSKEEDIISMVNTVVERFGSLDILVNNAGIQTESPSHEIETVEFDRVLTVNLRGAYLCARETIKQLLSQNRSGIIINISSVHEIIPRPMYVSYSISKGGMENMTKTLALEYANRGIRVNAVAPGATVTPINEAWTNDPEKKAIVESHIPMGRAGTSEEMAAAVAFLASDEAAYITGQTLFVDGGLTLYADFREAWSA; via the coding sequence ATGAAGGGATTAAAAGGCAAAAACGTACTGGTGACTGGTGCAAGTTCGGGCATTGGACAAGCGATCGCCATTCGCCTCGCCTCTGAAGGATGCAATATTGCCATCAATTACCGCAAAAGTCCTGATGGGGCAGAAGATACAGAAGAAATGGCAATGCAAAAAGCATGTGGAGACGTGGAAAATTGCGGCGTGAAATCTCTGCTGGTACAGGGAGATGTCTCGAAAGAAGAAGACATCATCAGCATGGTCAATACTGTAGTTGAAAGATTTGGTAGTTTAGATATTCTGGTCAACAATGCTGGAATTCAAACTGAATCTCCCTCCCACGAAATTGAAACGGTAGAATTCGATCGAGTATTAACAGTTAATTTGCGCGGTGCTTATTTGTGCGCCCGCGAAACTATCAAACAATTACTATCCCAGAATCGTTCTGGAATTATTATTAACATTTCCAGCGTTCACGAAATTATTCCCAGACCGATGTATGTCAGCTATTCCATCAGCAAAGGTGGGATGGAAAATATGACCAAAACCCTAGCTTTAGAGTATGCCAATCGAGGAATTCGAGTTAATGCCGTCGCTCCAGGCGCAACAGTTACACCAATTAACGAAGCCTGGACAAATGACCCAGAAAAGAAGGCGATCGTTGAAAGTCACATTCCGATGGGTCGTGCTGGTACTTCCGAAGAAATGGCAGCAGCAGTTGCTTTTTTAGCTTCGGATGAAGCCGCCTACATCACCGGACAAACTCTATTTGTCGATGGTGGTTTGACTTTGTACGCCGATTTTCGCGAGGCGTGGTCAGCCTGA
- a CDS encoding response regulator, producing MYKPDNPTPQIHRVLVVDDIADNCLLLQSFLEEEGYQVETADSGRAALSLIETFRPHLVLLDVMMPEMDGLEVTRHIHQNVNLPFIPILLVTGYDCVEPIEAFGAGALGFILKPINFDALLNHIQHILPLKHSSLFE from the coding sequence GTGTATAAACCCGATAACCCAACACCTCAAATTCACAGAGTTTTAGTAGTTGACGACATTGCCGACAACTGTTTACTGCTGCAATCTTTTTTAGAGGAAGAAGGCTATCAAGTGGAAACTGCTGATAGCGGTCGCGCAGCCCTTAGCTTAATCGAAACTTTTCGACCGCACTTAGTGTTATTGGATGTGATGATGCCAGAAATGGATGGCTTGGAGGTGACTCGACATATCCACCAAAATGTCAACTTACCCTTTATTCCAATTTTATTAGTTACAGGCTATGACTGCGTGGAGCCAATTGAAGCATTCGGTGCTGGGGCGCTTGGTTTTATTCTAAAGCCAATTAATTTCGATGCACTTTTAAATCATATCCAGCATATCTTGCCGCTCAAACATTCTTCTTTATTTGAATAG
- a CDS encoding SAM-dependent methyltransferase translates to MQQRRMLQLLVICISSLVFVGCTQQRQFGTDNQTESTPGVRILQRQLDVPYVPTPQPVVERMLEIAKVNRNDVVYDLGSGDGRLVITAAQKYGARGVGIDINPRRIQEANTHAREARVTNLVEFRQQDLFKADLSNATVVTLYLLPAVNLKLRSKLLRELQPGTRIVSHAFGMGDWKPQRVERVGGRTIYYWVIPDRVPKNFHSQNNPDKARTEDTSAPVHYLA, encoded by the coding sequence ATGCAGCAACGACGGATGCTACAGTTACTCGTAATCTGTATTAGTAGCTTGGTATTTGTCGGCTGCACTCAACAGCGTCAGTTTGGCACGGACAACCAAACAGAATCTACTCCTGGCGTGCGGATTTTACAACGGCAACTTGACGTTCCCTACGTACCGACACCTCAACCTGTGGTAGAGCGAATGCTAGAAATTGCCAAAGTCAACCGCAACGATGTGGTTTATGACCTCGGTAGTGGTGATGGACGGTTGGTCATTACCGCAGCACAAAAGTATGGTGCTAGGGGTGTGGGTATAGATATTAATCCCAGGCGCATCCAAGAAGCAAATACCCACGCAAGAGAGGCTAGAGTTACTAACTTGGTAGAGTTTCGTCAACAAGATTTGTTTAAAGCAGATTTGAGCAATGCCACGGTAGTCACCCTCTACCTTTTACCTGCTGTCAATCTCAAGCTGCGCTCGAAATTGCTCAGAGAACTCCAGCCAGGAACTCGGATTGTCTCCCACGCTTTCGGTATGGGTGATTGGAAACCTCAAAGAGTTGAACGAGTGGGTGGCAGAACCATTTACTACTGGGTCATACCCGATCGCGTGCCGAAAAATTTCCACTCTCAAAACAATCCTGACAAAGCACGAACAGAAGATACTTCCGCACCAGTCCACTACCTAGCATGA
- a CDS encoding APC family permease, producing MRRKQHSQAAIAKVASPKPSLAFVDAVALIVGIVIGAGIFETPALVAANVSSNAALMLTWLVGGAISLVGALCYAELATAYPHVGGNYYYLKRSFGQRVAFLFAWARMTVVQTGSIALLAFVFGDYASRILGLGTFSASVYAAGAIALFTTLNIFGLQQGKRTQNLLTVATVLGLLLIVIIGIAFATPTSIPATESTNSGGWGLAMLFVLLSYGGWNEAAYISAEIQNRQRNIVRSLLWSIGIITVIYFLVNLAYLKGLGLEAMGQSQAVAADLMQQALGERGAIIISLLIVIASLGSLNATIFTGARSNYALGQDFPRLSFLKSSGSRSSPTGAMLVQGAIAIVLVVLGTLTRRGFETMVDYTAPVFWFFFLLTGISLLVLRMREPDVQRPFQVPLYPLTPLLFCVVCAYLFYSSLAYTGIGAIASILVVGLGIPLWQWHQSN from the coding sequence ATGAGACGCAAACAACACAGTCAAGCTGCGATCGCCAAAGTCGCCTCTCCAAAACCATCGCTGGCATTTGTCGATGCAGTTGCCCTGATTGTAGGGATTGTCATTGGCGCGGGGATTTTTGAAACCCCTGCTCTAGTTGCTGCTAATGTCAGTAGTAATGCAGCACTGATGCTAACTTGGCTGGTAGGAGGTGCGATATCTCTGGTCGGAGCATTGTGTTATGCAGAGCTGGCAACGGCATATCCTCATGTGGGAGGGAACTACTATTACCTCAAGCGCAGCTTCGGGCAGAGAGTAGCTTTTTTGTTTGCCTGGGCGAGAATGACAGTTGTTCAAACTGGTTCAATTGCGCTTTTGGCATTTGTTTTTGGCGACTATGCCTCTAGAATCTTAGGTTTGGGTACGTTTTCTGCCTCAGTTTATGCAGCAGGTGCAATCGCTCTGTTCACGACTCTCAATATTTTTGGTCTGCAACAGGGCAAGCGAACGCAAAACTTACTTACGGTTGCTACGGTGCTGGGATTGTTACTCATAGTCATTATCGGCATCGCCTTTGCTACCCCTACTTCAATTCCCGCTACAGAATCAACCAACTCTGGAGGCTGGGGATTGGCAATGCTATTTGTTTTGCTATCCTACGGCGGTTGGAACGAAGCAGCTTACATCTCAGCCGAGATTCAGAATAGACAACGCAATATTGTCCGGTCGTTGCTCTGGAGTATCGGCATCATTACAGTTATCTATTTTCTGGTCAACCTAGCATATCTTAAAGGGTTGGGATTAGAGGCAATGGGACAGTCTCAAGCAGTAGCAGCAGATTTGATGCAGCAAGCCTTGGGCGAGCGCGGTGCAATAATTATTAGTCTGCTCATAGTCATTGCCAGTTTGGGTTCGCTCAACGCCACAATTTTCACTGGCGCACGCTCCAACTATGCTTTGGGGCAAGATTTTCCCCGACTGAGTTTTCTTAAATCGTCTGGGTCACGTAGTTCTCCTACTGGTGCAATGCTTGTACAGGGAGCGATCGCCATAGTGTTAGTGGTACTAGGCACGCTGACTCGTAGAGGCTTTGAAACGATGGTAGACTATACCGCTCCCGTATTTTGGTTCTTTTTTCTCTTAACTGGAATTTCGCTGTTGGTACTACGGATGCGAGAACCCGACGTTCAGCGTCCATTTCAAGTCCCGCTTTATCCTTTGACACCCCTACTTTTTTGTGTAGTCTGTGCCTATCTGTTTTATTCCAGTTTGGCGTACACGGGCATCGGGGCGATCGCGAGCATTTTGGTGGTAGGACTCGGTATCCCGTTGTGGCAATGGCATCAAAGCAATTAG
- a CDS encoding SAM-dependent methyltransferase, translated as MQLQKMLLGIVASTSVVSLGIAGCTPPELKAEAQTPTSTTQSPATAPTTSPQEYQSSIPYVPTPQPVVDAMLKIANVGKDDIIYDLGSGDGRIPVTAAQRYGARGVGIEIDPELVAQANQNAKAAGVSDRVQFRNSDLFKTDMSEATVVTLYLLTENNIKLRPKLLQELKPGTRIVSHNYGMGDWKPERVEQVDGRTIYLWTVPEREQRGSDQRPATSDQ; from the coding sequence GTGCAATTACAAAAAATGCTACTAGGAATAGTTGCAAGTACAAGCGTTGTCAGCTTGGGCATAGCTGGATGCACGCCACCCGAACTAAAAGCTGAGGCACAAACACCGACTTCGACAACTCAATCTCCAGCAACAGCTCCGACAACTTCGCCCCAGGAATATCAGTCCAGTATTCCTTACGTTCCAACACCTCAACCTGTTGTAGATGCAATGCTGAAAATAGCAAATGTGGGCAAGGATGACATAATTTACGACCTGGGTAGCGGTGATGGGCGAATTCCGGTGACGGCTGCCCAAAGATATGGAGCGCGAGGAGTTGGTATAGAGATCGATCCAGAACTTGTTGCACAGGCGAATCAGAATGCCAAAGCAGCAGGAGTGAGCGATCGCGTCCAGTTTCGCAACTCAGACTTATTCAAAACCGACATGAGCGAAGCAACAGTAGTGACGCTCTATCTACTGACAGAGAACAACATCAAACTGCGTCCCAAGCTGTTGCAAGAACTCAAACCAGGTACTCGCATTGTTTCTCACAACTACGGCATGGGCGATTGGAAACCTGAAAGAGTCGAGCAAGTAGACGGCAGAACGATTTACTTGTGGACTGTACCTGAAAGGGAGCAGAGGGGCAGTGACCAGCGACCAGCGACCAGTGACCAGTGA
- a CDS encoding fasciclin domain-containing protein has product MNVQNRTNSIKKLAGLAAGLTILPIIAACEPQQTAQTPPATAPTAEATPGATTQSPAAPTAPPAAQAEADDNHVVDVVQANPSLKTLASVIDETDANEVLELQGPYTVFAPSDDAFNALPAETRQRLLQPENRQQLAQILFYHVVPGQVSANQLQSGDVKTVEGANVNVKVDQTANQVTVNDATVTQADIPASNGVIHIVDRVILPPNFSI; this is encoded by the coding sequence ATGAACGTTCAAAATCGAACTAATTCAATCAAAAAATTAGCTGGATTGGCAGCAGGACTGACGATCTTGCCAATTATTGCTGCTTGCGAACCTCAGCAAACTGCACAAACACCTCCTGCTACTGCGCCGACTGCGGAAGCTACGCCAGGGGCTACTACACAATCTCCTGCTGCTCCAACTGCGCCTCCCGCCGCTCAAGCAGAGGCAGATGACAACCATGTCGTTGATGTAGTACAGGCAAATCCTTCGCTGAAAACCCTTGCTTCTGTCATTGATGAAACAGATGCTAACGAAGTCTTAGAACTTCAAGGTCCATACACGGTGTTTGCACCATCAGATGATGCCTTTAATGCTCTTCCCGCAGAAACTCGCCAAAGGCTACTACAACCAGAAAATCGCCAACAACTAGCGCAGATTCTTTTTTACCATGTCGTTCCTGGTCAAGTGAGCGCCAATCAGTTGCAATCGGGAGACGTGAAAACGGTAGAAGGTGCAAACGTTAACGTTAAAGTTGACCAAACAGCCAACCAAGTAACAGTGAATGATGCCACCGTGACCCAGGCAGACATTCCTGCTAGCAATGGTGTCATCCACATTGTCGATCGCGTCATCTTACCACCCAATTTCTCTATCTAA